From the Comamonas antarctica genome, the window GCGTGGCGTATTCCAGCGCTGCGCTCTTGGTGAGGCCGTGGATACCGTGCTTGGCGCCGTGGTAGCTCGCCCGTTCCGCGGCACCGACCAAACCACCCAAGGAAGAGCAGTTCACAATCGCGCCACTGCCTTGCTGGCGCATGTATTGCAGTTCGTGCTTCATGCAGGCCCAGACGCCACGGTAGTTGACCGAAGTCACGCGATCAAAGTCTTCAGCCGTCGTGTCGGCGGTTTCAGCCAGGATGTTCTGAATGCCAGCGTTGTTGAACGCCGCATCCAGTCGGCCGAAGGCGGAGACGGTCTGCTTGACCATTGCTTCGACATCGTTCATGTCCGAGACGTCGCAGCGGATGCCGACGGCTTGGAACCCTGCCGCCTTCAGTTCATCCGCAGCGGTTCTGGCCGCCTCACCGTTTACGTCAGCCAGTGCCACGGCGGCGCCGGCCTGTGCGAAAGCCTTGGCAGTTGCCAGCCCGATGCCGGATGCCGCGCCGGTGACCAGGGCCACTTGGTTTTCAAAAGAGATGTTCATAGTTGCTGTGCTTTCTTCTGCAAGGAATGTGGATCAACGCTGTGGCAAGGGCCTCGTTGAATTGCGGGTCTCTGCCCGCTCGCCCCTGGCATGAATGTTATTGAGAAACGGCTCATAAAATTGCCTTCATTTCGCTAGCGTCCATGAGTACAATTAATAAATCGCAGCGATCTCTCCATACTTCATAGCCATTGATCTAGTCCTATGCCGCGCGAAAATCTAAATGATCTGCTTGTCTTCTTTGCCGTCGCGCAAGATCGCAGCTTCACGCGTGCGGCGGCGCGGTTAGGTGTTTCGCAGTCGGCGTTGAGTCACACCATTCGCGGGCTGGAAGAACGGATGGGCGTGCGACTCCTCTCGCGGAC encodes:
- a CDS encoding SDR family NAD(P)-dependent oxidoreductase, which codes for MNISFENQVALVTGAASGIGLATAKAFAQAGAAVALADVNGEAARTAADELKAAGFQAVGIRCDVSDMNDVEAMVKQTVSAFGRLDAAFNNAGIQNILAETADTTAEDFDRVTSVNYRGVWACMKHELQYMRQQGSGAIVNCSSLGGLVGAAERASYHGAKHGIHGLTKSAALEYATRNIRVNAVCPGLIWTPMVEQMIANGQKQAMESMVDFIPMRRHGRAEEIANAVLWLCSSASSYVTGQAISVDGGYVMR